From the Syntrophorhabdaceae bacterium genome, the window TAACCTACGATGAGATTATTAAAGTCCTGGATGGTTGGAAATTCACCCTTGACCTTTACCGTGTATTCCTTTGTATCTCCCTCAATCGATCCACCCGGCAGTTCAATATTGCCCCTTGCGAGCGCGCCGGATACGTCCTGTGCGGTAATTCCATAAGACCGCAGCCTGTCATTATCCAGCCATATCCTTGCCTGCCTGAGACGTAATCCGTAGAGCCTTAATGCCCCCACACCGTTGATTCTTTGAAATTGTTCTTTCAGCACTTCATTCGCATACGTGGAAAGATCCCGGGGTGATTTATCGCCGTGAAGGGCAAACCACAGGACAGGTGTTGCATCGGGGTCCACCTTTTCGACAATCGGTTCGTCTATGTCGGTCGGCAGTTTTGACCTGATGATCGAGATCTTCTCCCGCACATCCTGCACCGCAAGGTCGATATCCCTTTCGAGCACGAACTCGATGGTAATTACCGATGCGCCTTCAGTGCTCGTAGACGCAATCGTCTTTATGCCGTTTATTGTATTGACCGCCTCTTCGATCTTGTCCGTGACGTCGATATCCATGATCTCGGAGCTGGCGCCTTTGAGTGTTGTTCTGATATTTACGATCGGCAAATCAATCTTCGGAAAAAGATCAACACCGATATTCGGGTAGCTCACAACCCCCAGCACAACAAGGACTAAAACTAACATGGTTGCAAAAACAGGGCGTTTTACAGATGTATCAGCCAGCCACACTTTATACCTCGATTGCCGTTTGCCGACTGCCGATTGTTGAATATCCTTTTATTAATCCGCAATATGCTATTATCACTGTTTACTTCCCTCTCTCACCTGGACGCTTACCTTCACTCCTTCCGAAAGGCTTTGCTGGCCCGCAACAACAATCTTTTCCCCTTCTTTTATCCCTTCTGTTATCTCCATCATCTCCCCATACTTGCTTCCGATCTTTACCTGCATCTCTTTTGCCCTGTCACCACTGACGGTGAATAATTTTACCTTTTCAGCCTCATATAGAAGCGCTGTTATGGGAACTACTATAGTGTCTTTTGCGGCACCCGTGTACAATATTACCCTC encodes:
- a CDS encoding efflux RND transporter permease subunit, with the protein product MWLADTSVKRPVFATMLVLVLVVLGVVSYPNIGVDLFPKIDLPIVNIRTTLKGASSEIMDIDVTDKIEEAVNTINGIKTIASTSTEGASVITIEFVLERDIDLAVQDVREKISIIRSKLPTDIDEPIVEKVDPDATPVLWFALHGDKSPRDLSTYANEVLKEQFQRINGVGALRLYGLRLRQARIWLDNDRLRSYGITAQDVSGALARGNIELPGGSIEGDTKEYTVKVKGEFPTIQDFNNLIVG